The Vicinamibacterales bacterium genome has a segment encoding these proteins:
- a CDS encoding NTP transferase domain-containing protein, with protein sequence MTRIVSKAVILAAGNGDRFHNPTHDSKLLQPLLGRPLLQRTLEAAYDAGIRAATVVLGYQADRVRGLAEAAAPRGMDVSFALNPEWRLENGVSALAARASVGSDRFALLMGDHVFEPPVLQRMLRLDVADGESLLAVDARPVPPEIADEATKVRRVGSRIVAIGKDLIEYDALDTGVFVFSPVLFEALTHACGLGDTTLSGGVRELASRGLMRGVEIGDATWCDIDTLSDLAAAESALGAPSA encoded by the coding sequence GTCATCCTCGCCGCCGGTAACGGTGACCGTTTCCACAACCCCACGCACGATTCGAAGCTGCTGCAGCCGCTGCTCGGACGCCCCCTCCTGCAGCGCACGCTCGAGGCCGCATACGACGCCGGCATCCGTGCGGCGACGGTCGTGCTCGGCTACCAGGCCGACCGGGTCCGCGGGCTGGCCGAAGCGGCGGCGCCGCGCGGCATGGACGTGTCGTTCGCACTGAACCCCGAATGGCGTCTCGAGAACGGCGTGTCCGCGCTGGCGGCGCGGGCATCGGTCGGCAGCGATCGCTTCGCGCTGCTCATGGGCGATCACGTGTTCGAGCCGCCGGTGCTGCAGCGCATGCTGCGCCTCGACGTCGCTGACGGCGAGTCGCTCCTCGCCGTGGACGCGCGGCCCGTGCCTCCCGAGATCGCCGACGAAGCCACCAAGGTCCGCCGCGTGGGATCCCGCATCGTCGCCATCGGCAAGGACCTGATCGAGTACGACGCGCTGGATACCGGCGTCTTCGTGTTCTCGCCGGTGCTGTTCGAGGCGCTCACTCACGCCTGTGGGCTGGGCGATACGACGCTGAGCGGCGGCGTCCGCGAGCTCGCCTCGCGCGGGCTGATGCGCGGCGTCGAGATCGGCGATGCGACGTGGTGCGACATCGACACGTTGTCGGATCTCGCGGCGGCGGAATCGGCCCTGGGCGCGCCGTCAGCATGA